A DNA window from Mycobacterium sp. IDR2000157661 contains the following coding sequences:
- the cobM gene encoding precorrin-4 C(11)-methyltransferase, whose protein sequence is MTVYFIGAGPGAADLITVRGQRLLSRCGVCLYAGSIMPEDLLALCPDNARVVDTGPLTLDQIIDEIAAAHAANHDVARLHSGDPSIYSALAEQCRRLDDLGVDYEIVPGVPAFAAAAAVLGRELTVPGVAQTVTLTRVATLSTAMPPGEDLQTLSRSGGTLVLHLAAAQIEAIVPQLLSGGYLPETPCAVVAFASWPQQQVVRCPLADLAEQTTAAGITRTAVIVVGDVLAAEGFADSYLYSSGRVRRDRH, encoded by the coding sequence ATGACGGTCTACTTCATCGGGGCGGGTCCCGGCGCCGCCGATCTGATCACGGTGCGCGGCCAGCGGCTGCTCAGCCGCTGCGGGGTGTGCCTGTACGCGGGCTCCATCATGCCCGAGGACCTGCTCGCGTTGTGCCCGGACAACGCCCGCGTGGTGGACACCGGCCCGTTGACGCTGGACCAGATCATCGACGAGATCGCCGCCGCGCACGCTGCGAATCACGATGTGGCGCGACTGCATTCGGGTGACCCGTCGATCTACAGTGCACTGGCCGAGCAGTGCCGCCGACTCGACGACCTCGGCGTCGACTACGAGATCGTGCCCGGGGTGCCGGCGTTCGCCGCGGCCGCCGCCGTGTTGGGCCGCGAACTCACCGTGCCCGGTGTCGCGCAGACGGTCACGCTGACCCGGGTGGCCACGCTGTCGACCGCGATGCCGCCCGGTGAGGACCTGCAGACGTTGTCGCGATCGGGCGGCACGCTGGTGCTGCATCTGGCCGCGGCCCAGATTGAGGCGATCGTGCCGCAGCTGCTCTCCGGCGGATACCTTCCTGAAACACCCTGCGCCGTCGTTGCTTTCGCGAGCTGGCCGCAGCAGCAGGTGGTTCGCTGCCCGCTGGCGGACCTGGCCGAGCAGACCACCGCGGCCGGTATCACCCGCACGGCGGTCATCGTCGTCGGCGATGTGCTGGCCGCCGAGGGCTTCGCCGACAGCTATCTGTACTCGTCCGGGCGGGTCCGGCGGGACCGGCACTGA
- a CDS encoding cobalt-precorrin-6A reductase, translating to MRILLLGGTSEARAVAQRLHPDVEVVSSLAGRVPDPVLPVGRVRIGGFGGVEGLRRWLLDNPVAAVVDATHPYAATMTAHAATACADVGLPHLVLVRPPWPSGDAIVVGDDSGAAEVVAGQRFSRVFLTTGRSGTAAFTGVDAWFLIRAVTPPDAADLPARHRVVLSRGPYRYDDELHLLREHRIDALVTKNSGGAMTRPKLDAAEALGVSVVMVQRPPLPGGVATVSTVEEAVEWVSAIGRT from the coding sequence ATGCGCATCCTGTTGCTGGGGGGCACTTCCGAGGCCCGCGCTGTGGCGCAGAGGCTGCATCCGGACGTGGAGGTGGTCAGCTCGCTGGCTGGCCGGGTACCGGATCCGGTGCTTCCCGTGGGCCGGGTACGCATCGGGGGCTTCGGCGGTGTCGAGGGGTTGCGACGCTGGTTGCTCGACAACCCCGTCGCCGCCGTCGTCGATGCCACGCATCCCTACGCCGCCACGATGACCGCCCACGCGGCCACCGCCTGCGCCGACGTGGGTCTGCCGCACCTCGTGCTGGTCCGGCCGCCCTGGCCGTCCGGTGACGCCATCGTCGTCGGCGACGACAGTGGAGCCGCGGAAGTGGTTGCCGGCCAACGGTTCTCCCGGGTGTTCCTGACGACCGGCCGGTCGGGTACCGCGGCGTTCACCGGTGTCGACGCGTGGTTCCTGATCCGCGCCGTCACCCCGCCCGACGCCGCGGACCTGCCCGCCCGTCATCGCGTCGTGCTCTCGCGCGGACCGTACCGCTACGACGACGAGCTGCACCTGCTGCGCGAGCACCGCATCGATGCGCTGGTCACCAAGAACAGTGGCGGGGCGATGACGCGGCCAAAGCTGGATGCCGCCGAGGCGCTGGGGGTCTCGGTGGTGATGGTGCAGCGGCCGCCGCTGCCTGGCGGTGTCGCCACGGTGTCCACCGTCGAGGAAGCGGTCGAATGGGTCAGCGCGATCGGTAGGACCTGA
- a CDS encoding phosphotransferase family protein, translating to MTSVPAIPRSPEDVTPAWLGSVLGTDVASVDVTPIGTGQTGATYRLAVTYTGPNGLPSSFAIKLSAQDDAVRERVALGYRSEVEFYSLVAAHMRIPVPTSFHCDISDDGADVVLLLADMAPAVQGDQIAGCTPQEARLAVEALAGLHGPSWCEPRWAELSAIVMPKPGDTEAARGLGDVSQMAATIVIDRLGSWIGTEDQETLINAMGLVTPWLMAEPDRYALMHGDYRLDNMLFDPEGTRITVVDWQTVGIGLPARDLAYFTATSLEPRVRAQIEGDLVEHYHRALVGYGVAGYDLDTCWSDYRLGVLQAPLLVALGTAFATSTERGDEMMLAMLGRGCRAIRDLGTLELIRSYRSR from the coding sequence GTGACCTCTGTGCCGGCCATTCCACGCAGCCCTGAAGACGTGACGCCGGCCTGGCTCGGCTCGGTGCTGGGCACCGACGTCGCGTCGGTGGACGTCACACCGATCGGCACCGGTCAGACGGGTGCGACGTACCGGTTGGCCGTGACGTACACGGGCCCGAATGGATTGCCGTCGTCGTTCGCGATCAAGCTGTCCGCTCAGGACGATGCCGTGCGCGAACGGGTGGCGCTGGGATACCGGTCTGAGGTGGAGTTCTACTCGCTGGTCGCCGCCCATATGCGCATCCCAGTGCCGACGAGCTTCCACTGCGACATCTCCGACGACGGCGCCGACGTCGTGTTGTTGCTGGCCGACATGGCGCCCGCGGTGCAGGGCGACCAGATCGCGGGGTGCACCCCGCAGGAAGCGCGGCTGGCCGTAGAGGCGCTGGCCGGCCTGCACGGCCCCAGCTGGTGTGAGCCGCGGTGGGCGGAGTTGTCAGCGATCGTCATGCCCAAACCCGGTGACACCGAGGCAGCCAGGGGTCTGGGTGACGTCAGCCAGATGGCCGCCACCATCGTCATCGACCGGCTCGGTTCGTGGATCGGCACCGAAGACCAGGAGACGCTGATCAACGCGATGGGACTGGTGACGCCGTGGCTGATGGCCGAGCCGGACCGGTATGCGTTGATGCACGGTGACTACCGCCTCGACAACATGCTCTTCGACCCGGAGGGCACGCGGATCACGGTGGTGGACTGGCAGACCGTCGGCATCGGGCTGCCTGCCCGCGACCTGGCCTACTTCACCGCGACCAGCCTCGAGCCACGCGTCCGGGCGCAGATCGAGGGCGATCTCGTCGAGCACTACCACCGAGCGTTGGTCGGTTACGGTGTCGCCGGCTACGACCTCGACACCTGCTGGAGCGACTACCGCCTCGGCGTGCTGCAGGCGCCGCTGCTGGTCGCACTGGGCACGGCGTTCGCGACGTCGACCGAGCGGGGCGACGAGATGATGCTGGCGATGCTCGGGCGCGGCTGCCGGGCCATTCGCGACCTCGGCACGCTCGAACTGATCAGGTCCTACCGATCGCGCTGA
- a CDS encoding precorrin-2 C(20)-methyltransferase produces MSAGRGTLWGVGLGPGDPELVTVKAARVIGEADVVAYHSARHGKSIARGIAEPYLRPGQLEEHLVYPVTTETTDHPGGYAGAMEDFYREAADRIAAHLEAGRNVALLAEGDPLFYSSYMHMHTRLTERFDAVIVPGVTSVSAASAAVATPLVQGDEVLTILPATLPVEELKRRLADTDAAVMIKLGRSYPAVREALSATGRLDETFYVERASTPRQRVMGAGEVDDGSVPYFSLAMLPGRARVEPVAGSVAVVGLGPGDPDWMTPQSSRELAAATDLIGYGPYLDRVGARDGQRRHPSDNTDEPERARLACTLAQQGRAVAVVSSGDPGVFAMATAVLEEAKQWPEVRVRVVPAMTAAQAVASRVGAPLGHDYAVISLSDRLKPWDVIAGRLTAAAAADLVLAIYNPASKSRTWQVGAMRDLLLEHRDPGTPVVIGRDVSGPREQVTVVRLADLDPADVDMRCLLIVGSSQTQWYCEDGDRVFTPRRYPG; encoded by the coding sequence ATGAGCGCAGGCCGGGGCACGCTCTGGGGCGTCGGGCTGGGGCCCGGCGATCCCGAGCTCGTCACCGTGAAAGCGGCCCGGGTGATCGGCGAGGCCGACGTCGTGGCGTATCACAGCGCCCGGCACGGCAAGAGCATCGCGCGCGGCATCGCCGAACCGTATCTGCGGCCCGGCCAACTCGAGGAGCATCTGGTCTATCCGGTGACCACCGAGACCACCGATCACCCCGGCGGCTACGCGGGCGCGATGGAGGACTTCTACCGGGAAGCCGCCGACCGGATCGCCGCGCACCTGGAGGCCGGACGCAATGTGGCGCTGCTCGCCGAGGGCGATCCGCTGTTCTACAGCTCCTACATGCACATGCACACCCGGCTCACCGAGCGCTTCGACGCCGTGATCGTGCCGGGCGTGACCTCGGTCAGCGCGGCCTCGGCCGCGGTGGCCACCCCCCTGGTCCAGGGCGACGAGGTGCTGACGATCCTCCCGGCCACCTTGCCGGTCGAGGAGCTCAAGCGCAGGCTCGCCGACACCGACGCCGCCGTGATGATCAAGCTCGGCCGCTCGTATCCGGCTGTGCGCGAAGCTCTTTCGGCGACCGGCCGTTTGGACGAGACGTTCTACGTCGAGCGGGCCAGTACCCCGCGACAGCGGGTGATGGGCGCAGGCGAGGTCGACGACGGCTCCGTGCCCTACTTCTCCCTGGCCATGCTGCCGGGACGGGCCCGCGTCGAACCGGTGGCGGGCAGCGTCGCGGTGGTCGGCCTCGGACCCGGCGACCCCGACTGGATGACGCCGCAGAGCAGCCGCGAACTGGCCGCGGCCACCGACCTGATCGGCTACGGCCCCTACCTGGATCGCGTCGGCGCCCGGGACGGTCAGCGCAGACATCCCAGCGACAACACCGACGAACCGGAACGCGCGCGACTGGCATGCACGCTGGCCCAGCAGGGCCGGGCGGTCGCGGTGGTGTCCTCCGGCGACCCCGGGGTGTTCGCGATGGCGACCGCCGTCCTCGAGGAGGCCAAGCAGTGGCCGGAGGTGCGGGTGCGGGTGGTGCCGGCGATGACGGCCGCACAGGCCGTGGCCAGCCGAGTGGGGGCGCCGCTGGGCCACGACTACGCCGTCATCTCCCTGTCGGACCGGCTCAAGCCGTGGGACGTGATCGCCGGGCGGCTGACCGCGGCCGCCGCGGCCGACCTGGTGCTGGCGATCTACAACCCGGCTTCGAAGAGCCGCACCTGGCAGGTCGGAGCGATGCGTGACCTGCTGCTCGAACACCGCGACCCGGGCACACCGGTGGTGATCGGCCGCGACGTGTCCGGGCCCCGCGAGCAGGTGACGGTGGTGCGGTTGGCCGACCTGGACCCCGCCGACGTGGACATGCGCTGCCTGCTGATCGTCGGGTCGTCGCAGACGCAGTGGTACTGCGAGGACGGCGACCGGGTCTTCACCCCGCGCCGCTACCCCGGATGA
- a CDS encoding precorrin-8X methylmutase: MLDYIRDAAEIYRQSFATIRDEADLARFPADVARVVVRLIHTCGQVDVAGHVAFSDDVVASAHGALAAGAPVLCDSSMVAAGITRSRLPADNEVVSLVADARAADLAARLGTTRSAAAVELWADRLGGAVLAIGNAPTALFRLLELIDDGAPVPAAVLGGPVGFIGSAQSKQELIERPRGMSYLVVTGRRGGSAMAAAAVNAMATERE, translated from the coding sequence GTGCTCGACTACATCCGCGACGCCGCCGAGATCTACCGGCAGTCGTTCGCGACGATCCGCGACGAGGCGGATCTGGCGCGCTTCCCGGCCGATGTGGCCCGCGTGGTGGTCCGGCTGATCCACACCTGCGGGCAGGTCGACGTCGCCGGGCACGTCGCCTTCAGCGACGACGTGGTGGCCAGCGCCCACGGCGCGCTCGCCGCAGGCGCCCCGGTGCTTTGCGACTCGTCGATGGTGGCCGCGGGCATCACCCGGTCGCGGTTGCCTGCGGACAACGAGGTGGTCTCGCTGGTCGCCGACGCCCGCGCCGCCGACCTCGCGGCGCGGCTCGGCACCACCCGGTCGGCCGCCGCGGTGGAGCTGTGGGCCGACCGGCTCGGCGGCGCCGTGCTGGCGATCGGCAACGCGCCCACCGCACTGTTCAGGCTGCTCGAGTTGATCGACGACGGCGCCCCGGTCCCGGCGGCGGTGCTGGGCGGGCCGGTGGGCTTCATCGGCTCGGCGCAGTCGAAGCAGGAGCTCATCGAGCGGCCCCGCGGCATGTCGTACCTCGTGGTGACCGGCAGGCGCGGTGGCAGCGCGATGGCCGCCGCGGCGGTGAATGCGATGGCGACGGAACGAGAATGA
- the cobG gene encoding precorrin-3B synthase, translated as MARMRDHDACPGALQVHRAADGALARVRLPGGMLTASQLQALAGAATEWGAGTLELTSRGNVQVRGIVDDEAALADAVAAAGLLPSPSHERVRNIVASPLSGRVGGAADIRCLITDLDEAIRAEPGLAALPGRFLFGIDDGRADISGLGADVGIHAMGDAFALLLAGRDTGVRLPPTAAVPTLIEVARRFADVRGNAWRVGELDDHGPLLTGLDVVEPAGATWEPVIRGPVGWIQQNDGRVALGAAVPLGVLPARTAEFIAAIEAPVGITPWRSVLVFDLDEGVADVALRVLAPMGLVFDENSPWLSVSACTGRPGCERSAADVRADAVAMLDEPSTVHRHFVGCDRACGSPPVGEVLVATGDGYRPRISPP; from the coding sequence GTGGCCAGGATGCGCGATCACGACGCCTGCCCCGGCGCGCTACAGGTTCACCGGGCGGCCGACGGCGCTCTCGCCCGGGTGCGCTTGCCGGGCGGCATGCTCACCGCTTCCCAACTGCAGGCGCTGGCGGGGGCGGCCACCGAGTGGGGCGCGGGCACGCTGGAACTCACCTCGCGCGGCAACGTCCAGGTGCGCGGCATCGTCGACGACGAGGCCGCCCTCGCCGACGCGGTGGCCGCAGCGGGCTTGTTGCCGTCGCCGTCCCACGAGCGGGTCCGCAACATCGTCGCCTCGCCGCTGTCCGGCCGTGTGGGCGGCGCAGCCGACATCCGTTGTCTGATAACCGATCTCGACGAAGCCATCCGCGCCGAGCCGGGCTTGGCCGCGCTGCCCGGCCGGTTCCTGTTTGGCATCGACGACGGCCGCGCCGACATCTCGGGCCTGGGCGCCGACGTCGGGATCCACGCCATGGGCGATGCGTTCGCGCTGCTGTTGGCCGGTCGCGACACCGGCGTCCGGTTGCCACCGACTGCCGCCGTCCCCACCCTCATCGAGGTGGCGCGTCGCTTCGCCGACGTCCGCGGAAACGCTTGGCGTGTCGGCGAACTCGACGACCACGGTCCGCTGCTCACCGGTCTGGACGTCGTCGAACCAGCCGGCGCGACCTGGGAGCCGGTGATCCGAGGGCCCGTTGGCTGGATCCAGCAGAACGACGGCCGCGTGGCGCTGGGCGCCGCGGTGCCGCTCGGGGTGCTGCCTGCTCGCACCGCCGAGTTCATCGCGGCGATCGAGGCGCCCGTGGGGATCACGCCCTGGCGGTCGGTGCTGGTCTTCGACCTCGACGAGGGCGTTGCCGATGTCGCCCTGCGCGTGCTCGCGCCGATGGGGCTGGTGTTCGACGAGAACTCGCCGTGGCTGTCGGTCAGCGCCTGCACGGGCAGGCCGGGTTGTGAACGTTCGGCGGCCGACGTCCGCGCCGACGCCGTAGCGATGCTCGACGAGCCCTCCACCGTGCATCGTCACTTCGTGGGCTGCGATCGAGCGTGCGGAAGTCCGCCGGTCGGCGAAGTGCTGGTGGCCACCGGAGACGGATACCGGCCGCGCATATCACCCCCGTAG
- a CDS encoding class I adenylate-forming enzyme family protein, with protein sequence MSFNLATILRQSSAAHPHKPLCHLGEHAFSYAQVDEISGRIASSLRALGVGLGDKVAVQLPNVPHFLFAYFGILKAGAVLVPLDPSLRAPEICSQLIDCDASLLITFETSAKEAVQGATELDGLGTYVVKAPVDASLPAGTHHFDELYFAGDSDVIAPTDADDTAVIVHTSDTTGGPKGAALTHFQLYSSCTGAGDLFGLREEDIGMAVLPLFQWFGLSSVLNTAVRFGSTLVLVPSFDAGTVLDELARHRCTVFSGVASMYRELSHADAADHDLTTLRLGICGGSPPADDVARALQRRSPNLVIRQAYGLSGATSISTA encoded by the coding sequence GCTATGCCCAGGTCGACGAGATCTCCGGCCGAATCGCCAGCAGTCTGCGCGCCCTCGGAGTGGGGCTGGGCGACAAGGTCGCTGTCCAGCTGCCCAATGTGCCCCACTTCCTGTTCGCCTACTTCGGCATCCTCAAGGCCGGCGCGGTGCTGGTGCCGCTGGATCCGAGCCTGCGCGCACCGGAGATCTGTTCGCAGCTCATCGATTGTGACGCCAGCCTGCTGATCACCTTCGAGACTTCGGCGAAGGAGGCTGTGCAGGGCGCGACCGAACTCGACGGGCTGGGAACGTACGTGGTGAAGGCCCCCGTGGACGCCTCTCTCCCTGCGGGCACACACCATTTCGACGAGCTGTATTTCGCAGGTGACAGCGACGTCATAGCCCCGACCGATGCCGACGACACGGCGGTGATCGTCCATACGAGCGACACCACCGGCGGACCGAAGGGTGCGGCGCTGACGCACTTTCAGCTGTACAGCAGCTGCACGGGTGCAGGCGACCTGTTCGGATTGCGCGAAGAGGACATCGGCATGGCGGTGCTGCCGTTGTTTCAATGGTTCGGGCTCTCCAGCGTGCTCAACACCGCTGTGCGCTTCGGAAGCACGCTGGTGTTGGTACCGAGCTTCGATGCCGGAACCGTTCTCGACGAGCTGGCGCGTCATCGATGCACCGTCTTCTCCGGTGTTGCGTCGATGTACCGCGAGCTGTCGCATGCCGACGCCGCCGACCACGACCTGACCACCCTGCGGCTCGGGATATGCGGTGGCTCCCCGCCTGCCGACGACGTCGCCCGCGCGCTCCAGCGACGGTCTCCCAACTTGGTCATCCGGCAGGCATACGGATTGTCGGGTGCGACGTCGATCAGCACCGCTTAG